A window of Corallococcus macrosporus DSM 14697 contains these coding sequences:
- a CDS encoding DNA-methyltransferase, producing MPTPTPTYSLAQCDAINWLEGLASESVDLLITDPPYESLEKHRAVGTTTRLSKSKGSSNPWFAIFPNSRFPQLMEQAFRVLKKNSHFYLFCDSETMFVAKPLGEAAGFKFWKPLVWDKVSIGMGYHYRSRYEVVLFFEKGKRRLRSLSVPDVLAFPRVRGGYPAEKPIELLRVLIEQSSSEGDLVADPFMGAGSTLVAAALTGRHSAGVDINPEALRVAEARLAVTNARPYGRNIG from the coding sequence GTGCCCACCCCCACACCAACCTACTCACTAGCGCAATGCGACGCCATAAACTGGCTTGAGGGGCTAGCCTCAGAATCGGTCGATCTACTTATAACCGATCCGCCTTATGAGTCACTAGAGAAGCACCGTGCAGTTGGGACTACTACTCGGCTGAGTAAGTCGAAAGGATCTTCGAATCCCTGGTTCGCCATATTTCCCAACAGCCGCTTCCCCCAGTTGATGGAGCAGGCTTTTAGAGTCCTCAAGAAGAATAGTCATTTCTATTTGTTTTGCGATTCCGAAACCATGTTTGTCGCAAAGCCGTTGGGTGAGGCAGCAGGGTTCAAGTTTTGGAAGCCCCTGGTGTGGGATAAAGTATCAATCGGAATGGGGTATCACTACCGCTCTCGGTACGAGGTTGTACTATTCTTTGAGAAGGGGAAGAGACGGCTTCGGAGCTTGTCGGTTCCAGATGTGCTCGCGTTTCCCAGGGTGCGAGGGGGATATCCAGCGGAAAAGCCGATTGAACTTCTTCGTGTACTTATCGAGCAAAGCTCATCGGAAGGTGATTTGGTGGCCGACCCTTTCATGGGAGCCGGGTCCACGCTGGTGGCTGCTGCCCTGACGGGGAGGCATTCCGCAGGCGTAGATATTAATCCAGAGGCACTTCGTGTCGCAGAGGCTCGCCTAGCGGTGACGAACGCCAGACCCTATGGCAGGAACATTGGATAG
- a CDS encoding helix-turn-helix domain-containing protein: MLLSTGELIKGGDSSSVEFKSTLRMNLHTGQEDPKMVLSVLKTLAAFINTDGGTLLIGVANDGTLVGLGPDKFESEDRMSLRLVELIKDRMGTSHMMYIHPRFDDYQGGRVLAVDYLPGRSPIFVKDGNVERFYVRAGPSSQDLSGARMQAYIQERFRS, translated from the coding sequence GTGTTGCTGAGCACTGGAGAGCTCATCAAGGGCGGGGATTCCTCCAGCGTCGAGTTCAAGTCCACCCTGCGAATGAACCTACATACTGGCCAGGAAGACCCGAAGATGGTGCTCAGCGTGTTGAAGACCCTGGCGGCTTTCATCAACACGGACGGGGGCACGCTGCTCATCGGTGTGGCGAATGACGGCACGCTGGTGGGGCTCGGACCCGACAAGTTCGAGAGCGAGGACAGGATGAGCCTGCGCTTGGTGGAGCTCATCAAGGACCGAATGGGGACCAGTCACATGATGTACATCCATCCCCGGTTCGATGACTACCAGGGGGGACGCGTGCTGGCTGTGGATTACTTGCCGGGGCGGTCTCCCATCTTCGTCAAGGACGGCAACGTGGAGCGCTTCTACGTTCGGGCCGGCCCGTCCTCCCAGGACCTGTCGGGGGCGAGAATGCAGGCCTACATCCAGGAGCGATTCCGGAGCTGA
- the tnpC gene encoding IS66 family transposase gives MASGYKAAVSTHESPISAQARIAELEALLSAERQRAAQLERERDVLKASHERLRLELELLKRRLFMAKAERVDTQQLELEFAQKLRALEEVAGTLGMASAEASGGAGAKQKSKPKGRRDLKSLPLEERRVEIADPLFDELVAQGKAEKIGFEESCKLAWQRGGMRRLVIARVKYRTVGADGEATLASAMAPKEVFFRCLAAPSLLAHLATEKYCDGLPLFRMEKRLARDGVAVDRGTMARWLEDMGATLGTTVVAAMREEALATAFCIATDATGVAVQPAPAEGQRQACRRGHYFVQVVDRDAVFFEYTPKETSAAVLELFKGFKGYVQADAKSVYNALFRPAEDAPADGEEGVCQEVACWAHCRRGFWEAAMAKDVVAREGLARISRLFQLEDTWRDKPPEEIHRLRHAHLRAHVDAFFVWAQEEYEKVREQRGLLRRALGYALRQREALRCFLDDGRLLLENNRSERELRRIAVGRKAWLFVGSDDHAERAGHLFTLIATARLHGLEPEAYLRDVLRVLAYWPRERYLELAPKYWAATRARLLPAELDAEVGELTVPAPVAASSEEQSPPR, from the coding sequence GTGGCGAGTGGTTACAAGGCCGCGGTGTCCACGCACGAGTCTCCCATTTCCGCGCAGGCGCGCATCGCCGAGCTCGAGGCGCTGTTGAGCGCCGAGAGGCAGCGCGCCGCGCAGTTGGAGAGGGAGCGGGACGTGCTGAAAGCCTCGCACGAGAGGCTGCGGCTGGAGTTGGAGTTACTCAAGCGCCGCCTCTTCATGGCCAAGGCGGAGCGGGTGGACACTCAGCAGTTGGAGTTGGAATTCGCCCAGAAGCTGCGCGCGCTGGAAGAGGTGGCCGGCACGCTGGGCATGGCCTCGGCGGAGGCGTCAGGCGGCGCGGGGGCGAAGCAGAAGTCCAAGCCCAAGGGCCGGCGGGACTTGAAGAGTCTGCCGCTGGAAGAGAGGCGGGTGGAGATTGCGGACCCTCTCTTCGACGAGCTGGTGGCCCAGGGGAAGGCGGAGAAAATCGGCTTCGAGGAGAGCTGCAAGCTGGCCTGGCAGCGCGGCGGTATGCGGCGCCTCGTCATCGCCCGGGTGAAGTACCGCACCGTGGGGGCCGACGGGGAGGCCACGCTGGCCTCGGCCATGGCGCCCAAGGAAGTCTTCTTCCGCTGCCTGGCGGCGCCCTCGCTGCTGGCCCACCTGGCCACCGAGAAGTACTGCGACGGACTGCCGTTGTTCCGCATGGAGAAGCGCCTGGCCCGCGACGGCGTGGCGGTGGACAGGGGGACGATGGCGCGGTGGCTGGAGGACATGGGCGCCACCCTGGGCACCACCGTGGTGGCCGCCATGCGCGAGGAGGCGCTGGCCACCGCCTTCTGCATCGCCACCGACGCCACGGGCGTGGCGGTGCAGCCGGCCCCCGCCGAGGGGCAGCGCCAGGCGTGCCGACGCGGCCACTACTTCGTCCAGGTAGTCGACAGGGACGCCGTCTTCTTCGAGTACACGCCGAAGGAGACGAGCGCCGCGGTGCTGGAGCTCTTCAAGGGCTTCAAGGGCTACGTGCAGGCCGACGCCAAGAGCGTCTACAACGCCCTCTTCCGACCCGCCGAGGACGCGCCCGCTGACGGCGAGGAGGGGGTGTGTCAGGAGGTGGCGTGCTGGGCGCACTGCCGCCGGGGCTTCTGGGAGGCGGCGATGGCCAAGGACGTCGTCGCCAGGGAGGGGCTGGCGCGCATCAGCCGCCTCTTCCAACTCGAAGACACGTGGAGGGACAAGCCCCCGGAGGAGATTCACCGGCTGAGGCATGCCCACCTGCGTGCACACGTGGACGCCTTCTTCGTCTGGGCCCAGGAAGAGTACGAGAAGGTGCGGGAGCAGCGCGGCCTCTTGCGCCGGGCCCTCGGCTACGCCCTGCGCCAGCGCGAGGCGCTGCGCTGCTTCCTCGACGACGGACGGCTGCTGCTTGAGAACAACCGCAGCGAGAGAGAGTTGAGGAGGATTGCCGTCGGACGCAAGGCTTGGCTCTTCGTCGGGAGCGATGACCATGCCGAGCGCGCCGGCCACCTCTTCACCCTCATCGCCACCGCGCGGCTGCACGGACTCGAGCCGGAGGCCTACCTGCGCGACGTCCTGCGCGTGCTGGCCTACTGGCCCCGCGAGCGCTACCTGGAACTCGCCCCCAAGTACTGGGCCGCCACGCGCGCTCGCCTCCTCCCCGCCGAACTCGACGCCGAGGTGGGCGAACTCACCGTCCCGGCGCCGGTTGCGGCCTCGTCCGAAGAGCAGTCGCCGCCGCGCTGA
- the tnpB gene encoding IS66 family insertion sequence element accessory protein TnpB (TnpB, as the term is used for proteins encoded by IS66 family insertion elements, is considered an accessory protein, since TnpC, encoded by a neighboring gene, is a DDE family transposase.) — MIPHGVEIFLGLEPIDLRWGFERLSGLVEERLGRKPRSGALFVFFGKRRTALKVLFYDGTGLCLFYKRLDTGCFQVPRGLEEGATSLAVEEHVLEELLDGLRVEAPRRGPRPH, encoded by the coding sequence ATGATTCCGCACGGCGTCGAAATCTTCCTGGGCCTGGAGCCGATTGACTTGCGCTGGGGCTTCGAGCGGCTGTCGGGGTTGGTGGAGGAGAGGCTGGGACGCAAGCCGCGCAGCGGCGCCCTCTTCGTCTTCTTCGGCAAGCGGCGCACGGCGCTGAAGGTACTCTTCTACGACGGGACGGGGCTGTGCCTCTTCTACAAGCGGCTGGACACCGGCTGCTTCCAGGTGCCGCGAGGGTTGGAGGAAGGCGCTACCAGCCTGGCGGTGGAGGAGCACGTGCTGGAGGAGTTGCTGGACGGGCTGCGCGTGGAGGCGCCCAGGCGGGGCCCTCGCCCACATTGA
- the tnpA gene encoding IS66 family insertion sequence element accessory protein TnpA produces the protein MANAELWKKRVEEWRTSGLSAEEYCRGKEFTPSPLYRWSSRLAKAGRGEEEAAVPLVRLVSSPARVEAAPGAGLVVIEAHGARVLVPAGADVATVGVALAALGAASRGGAR, from the coding sequence ATGGCGAATGCGGAGCTGTGGAAGAAGCGAGTGGAGGAGTGGCGCACCAGTGGGCTGAGCGCGGAGGAGTACTGCCGTGGGAAGGAGTTCACGCCCAGCCCGCTGTACCGGTGGTCGAGTCGACTGGCGAAGGCGGGGCGTGGAGAAGAGGAGGCGGCGGTGCCGCTGGTGAGGCTGGTTTCGTCCCCAGCCCGCGTCGAAGCCGCACCGGGTGCAGGACTCGTCGTCATTGAGGCACACGGGGCGCGGGTGCTGGTGCCGGCGGGGGCGGACGTGGCGACGGTGGGTGTAGCGCTGGCGGCGCTGGGTGCGGCGAGCCGGGGCGGGGCGCGATGA
- a CDS encoding helix-turn-helix domain-containing protein: MSRGGAGWQGLAGPGSASQPAERTGVSPGVGAVPVGTVSTASTGRGAPVVRNLVRPVAPPMLTVREVAEELAVCRATVYALLERGELERVWVGRSIRIPAASLDALLARGAR; encoded by the coding sequence ATGAGCCGGGGTGGGGCCGGTTGGCAGGGGCTCGCAGGCCCTGGCAGCGCTTCGCAACCTGCGGAAAGGACTGGGGTTTCTCCGGGAGTTGGGGCGGTGCCGGTTGGCACCGTTTCCACGGCTTCGACTGGGCGTGGTGCGCCGGTGGTGCGGAATTTGGTGCGGCCGGTGGCCCCCCCGATGCTCACGGTGCGCGAGGTGGCGGAGGAATTGGCCGTGTGCCGGGCCACCGTCTACGCGCTCCTTGAACGCGGGGAACTGGAGCGAGTGTGGGTCGGGCGTTCCATTCGCATCCCGGCAGCGTCGCTAGATGCGCTTCTCGCCCGGGGGGCGCGCTGA
- a CDS encoding helix-turn-helix domain-containing protein has product MVRNVVRPVASPLLTVREVAEELAVCRATVYVLLERGELERVWVGRSIRIPAASLEALLARGRR; this is encoded by the coding sequence GTGGTGCGGAACGTGGTGCGGCCGGTGGCCTCGCCGTTGCTCACGGTGCGTGAGGTGGCGGAGGAGTTGGCCGTGTGCCGGGCCACCGTCTACGTGCTCCTCGAACGCGGGGAACTGGAGCGGGTGTGGGTTGGGCGGTCCATTCGCATCCCGGCCGCGTCGCTGGAGGCGCTCCTTGCCCGAGGGCGGCGTTGA
- a CDS encoding IS3 family transposase (programmed frameshift), which yields MSYTDAFKAEMVKRMVGPGAVSAAALARQVGVSQPTLSQWLREARRVAAMTPPPEEKKPAGPKKWTPEEKLRVLVVAQGLEGEKLGALLRREGLHEAQLKEWRQVAAGALSGESSGPLTASQRRRLASSEKRVKELERELRRKEKALAETAALLVLEKKSGDGLGREVPGRRGRRSGREAREMTLALVDEALEKGVRLEAVCERLGVTSRTVQRWRKPETAQDGRCGPHTRPANRLSEVERRRILAVANSEEFRDVSPKQIVPRLADRGEYVASEASIYRVLREAGQLTHRGCARAPTPRLRAEHLATGPNQVWSWDITYLKGPVKGAFLYLYLVVDVFSRRIMGFAVHEEESSEHAAALIRRCWQEAGCPEGLVLHSDNGGPMKGATLLATLQWLGVTPSFSRPRVSDDNAFSEALFRTLKYRPSFPRRPFASVEDAHCWVTRFVHWYNTEHLHSAIRFVTPDDRHFSRETALLARRHQVYQRAQARHPERWSRHTRDWTPAGPVRLNPSPNPTPAVQELKRIG from the exons GTGTCGTACACGGATGCATTCAAGGCGGAGATGGTGAAGCGGATGGTGGGGCCAGGCGCGGTGAGTGCTGCGGCGCTCGCCCGCCAGGTGGGAGTCTCGCAGCCGACGCTGTCGCAGTGGTTGCGCGAGGCGCGTAGGGTAGCGGCGATGACGCCGCCGCCCGAGGAGAAGAAGCCCGCTGGCCCGAAGAAGTGGACGCCCGAGGAGAAGCTGCGCGTGCTGGTGGTGGCCCAGGGGCTTGAGGGTGAGAAGTTGGGGGCGTTGCTGCGCCGCGAGGGGCTGCACGAGGCGCAGTTGAAGGAGTGGCGGCAGGTGGCTGCCGGGGCCCTGTCGGGCGAGTCCTCCGGGCCACTGACGGCCAGCCAGCGTCGCCGACTGGCCTCGTCGGAGAAGCGCGTGAAGGAGCTGGAGCGGGAGCTGCGGCGCAAGGAGAAGGCGCTGGCCGAGACGGCGGCGCTGCTGGTGCTCGAAAAAAAA TCAGGGGATGGGCTGGGACGAGAAGTCCCCGGAAGACGAGGACGACGCAGTGGACGAGAGGCGCGAGAAATGACGCTTGCCCTCGTCGACGAGGCGCTGGAGAAGGGCGTGAGGCTGGAGGCCGTCTGCGAGCGACTCGGGGTGACGTCTCGCACCGTCCAGCGCTGGAGGAAGCCCGAAACGGCCCAGGACGGCAGGTGCGGTCCGCATACCCGGCCCGCCAACCGGCTGTCGGAAGTGGAGAGACGCCGCATCCTGGCAGTGGCCAACAGCGAGGAGTTCCGCGACGTCTCGCCCAAGCAGATTGTGCCCCGGCTGGCCGACAGGGGCGAGTACGTGGCCAGCGAGGCGAGCATCTACCGGGTGCTGCGCGAGGCGGGGCAACTCACCCACCGAGGCTGCGCCAGGGCCCCCACGCCCAGGCTCCGGGCCGAGCACCTGGCCACCGGGCCCAATCAGGTGTGGAGCTGGGACATCACCTACCTGAAGGGCCCGGTGAAGGGAGCCTTCCTCTACCTGTACCTGGTGGTGGACGTCTTCAGCCGGCGCATCATGGGCTTCGCGGTACACGAGGAGGAGTCGTCCGAGCATGCCGCGGCCCTCATCCGCCGCTGCTGGCAGGAGGCGGGCTGTCCCGAGGGGCTGGTATTGCACTCGGACAACGGCGGCCCGATGAAGGGCGCCACGCTGCTGGCCACCCTGCAATGGCTGGGCGTGACGCCCTCCTTCAGCCGGCCCCGCGTCTCGGACGACAACGCCTTCTCCGAGGCTCTCTTCCGTACGCTGAAGTACCGCCCCAGCTTCCCGCGGCGCCCCTTCGCATCCGTCGAGGACGCGCACTGCTGGGTGACGCGCTTCGTGCATTGGTACAACACCGAGCACCTGCACTCCGCCATCCGCTTCGTCACGCCTGACGACAGACACTTCAGTCGCGAGACGGCGCTGCTCGCCCGGCGCCATCAGGTGTACCAGCGCGCCCAAGCCCGTCATCCTGAGCGATGGAGCCGCCACACTCGAGACTGGACACCGGCAGGCCCGGTGCGCCTCAACCCCTCCCCGAACCCCACCCCGGCAGTGCAGGAGTTGAAGCGCATCGGTTGA
- a CDS encoding RCC1 domain-containing protein — MAGCLCCPAGTAALALREGKRGLAAGSFHTVAMRPDGAVWGWGRNNLGQVGDGTTADRPMPVNVMVQEGT; from the coding sequence ATCGCTGGCTGCCTTTGCTGCCCGGCCGGGACGGCGGCGCTCGCGCTGCGCGAGGGCAAGAGGGGTCTTGCAGCGGGCAGTTTCCACACGGTGGCCATGCGCCCGGACGGCGCCGTCTGGGGCTGGGGCCGCAACAACCTCGGTCAGGTGGGGGACGGGACGACCGCGGACCGCCCCATGCCGGTCAACGTGATGGTCCAGGAAGGGACCTGA
- a CDS encoding DUF3175 domain-containing protein, whose translation MPHVMSSIKTDRTGPAGVGPRDVTSGAWRCRIPESSAVSTSKGTSRRARPTRAEAEGRGAKSPEAPGMPTPPAPAAGSQERRWSRDVTERSNALDLEAGVFTRAPKDIARSLKRSAEQSRRRKASSFQSAMSMLTFFENRAGRGLTPERRQALEQAKDELRRLYGRPTKGTPPA comes from the coding sequence ATGCCTCACGTCATGAGCAGCATCAAGACAGACAGAACAGGGCCAGCAGGTGTCGGGCCGCGGGACGTGACGTCCGGGGCGTGGCGATGCCGCATTCCGGAGTCCTCGGCGGTGAGCACAAGCAAGGGAACATCCCGGCGGGCACGCCCGACCCGGGCAGAGGCCGAGGGCCGCGGCGCGAAGTCACCGGAAGCGCCTGGGATGCCCACGCCGCCAGCGCCGGCTGCAGGTTCCCAGGAGCGCCGATGGTCCCGTGACGTGACGGAGCGGAGCAACGCGCTCGACCTCGAAGCGGGCGTCTTCACGCGGGCCCCGAAAGACATCGCCCGCTCACTGAAGCGCTCGGCGGAACAAAGCCGCCGACGGAAGGCTTCATCCTTCCAGTCCGCCATGTCGATGCTCACGTTCTTCGAAAACCGCGCGGGCCGCGGCCTGACGCCGGAGAGGCGGCAGGCTCTCGAGCAGGCGAAGGATGAGCTCCGGAGACTCTACGGCCGGCCAACGAAGGGCACGCCCCCCGCCTGA
- a CDS encoding imm11 family protein, with translation MAGKNFYIMLASPPWAGPTSRVISGPDIQVNDGLLLSGVQQGYSIVLSVDEKAKDASDFPPCDIHGPSRSLLFSQRFIELLEELGVDNVQYFDAEVVYAPTGQKLPYKVANIVGIVSGLDLDRSDVVMSNRGNVLQIREMRLSEDKLQGHGICRLREDLMLIVVHRRIKEAIEAAALSGFMFITDDEYEPGMI, from the coding sequence ATGGCAGGCAAGAACTTCTACATCATGCTGGCGAGTCCCCCCTGGGCGGGGCCGACCTCACGCGTCATCTCGGGCCCAGACATCCAGGTGAATGACGGGCTTCTCCTGAGCGGCGTACAGCAGGGCTATTCCATCGTCCTGTCCGTGGACGAGAAGGCGAAGGACGCCTCCGACTTCCCTCCGTGCGACATCCATGGTCCCTCGCGGAGCCTCCTGTTTTCACAGCGGTTCATCGAGCTCCTCGAGGAGCTTGGCGTCGACAACGTCCAATATTTCGATGCGGAGGTCGTCTACGCGCCTACCGGGCAAAAGCTGCCCTACAAGGTGGCGAACATCGTTGGCATCGTGAGCGGACTCGACCTGGACCGGTCGGATGTCGTGATGTCCAACCGCGGAAACGTCCTGCAAATCAGGGAGATGCGCCTGAGCGAAGACAAGCTCCAGGGCCATGGAATCTGCCGCCTGCGTGAGGACCTCATGCTGATTGTTGTTCACAGGCGCATCAAGGAAGCCATTGAAGCGGCGGCGCTCTCCGGGTTCATGTTCATCACCGATGACGAATATGAGCCGGGCATGATCTGA